A portion of the Mustela erminea isolate mMusErm1 chromosome 19, mMusErm1.Pri, whole genome shotgun sequence genome contains these proteins:
- the PSMB10 gene encoding proteasome subunit beta type-10 isoform X2 — MLKPELEPRRGFSFENCQRNASLERILPGLRIPHPHKTGTTIAGLVFQDGVILGADTRATSDSVVMDKNCEKIHFIAPKIYCCGAGVAADAEMTTRLAASNMELHALSTGREPRVATVTRVLRQTLFRYRGHVGASLIVGGVDFTGPQLYSVHPHGSYSRLPFAALGSGQDAALAVLEDRFQANMKAQPVPLCPWDHSCPVQDSEATDPGTA; from the exons ATGCTGAAGCCAGAGTTAGAGCCCCGAAGGGGCTTCTCCTTCGAGAACTGCCAGAG aaatgcatccttAGAACGAATCCTCCCGGGCCTCCGGATCCCTCATCCACACAAGACCGGAACCACCATCGCGGGCCTTGTGTTCCAA gacGGGGTCATTCTGGGCGCGGACACGCGGGCCACTAGCGATTCGGTTGTGATGGACAAGAACTGCGAGAAGATCCACTTCATCGCCCCCAAAATCTA cTGCTGTGGGGCTGGAGTAGCCGCGGACGCCGAAATGACGACGCGGCTGGCGGCGTCCAACATGGAGCTACACGCCCTGTCCACGGGCCGCGAGCCTCGCGTGGCCACAGTCACGCGCGTTCTGCGCCAGACGCTCTTCcg GTACCGGGGCCACGTGGGCGCGTCGCTGATAGTGGGCGGAGTAGACTTCACCGGACCGCAGCTCTACAGCGTGCACCCCCACGGCTCTTACAGCCGTCTGCCCTTCGCAGCCCTGG GTTCCGGCCAGGATGCTGCTCTGGCGGTACTGGAGGATCGGTTCCAGGCGAACATGAAG GCCCAGCCAGTACCGCTTTGCCCCTGGGACCACAGCTGTCCTGTCCAGGACAGTGAAGCCACTGACCCTGGAACTGCTTGA
- the PSMB10 gene encoding proteasome subunit beta type-10 isoform X1 — MLKPELEPRRGFSFENCQRNASLERILPGLRIPHPHKTGTTIAGLVFQDGVILGADTRATSDSVVMDKNCEKIHFIAPKIYCCGAGVAADAEMTTRLAASNMELHALSTGREPRVATVTRVLRQTLFRYRGHVGASLIVGGVDFTGPQLYSVHPHGSYSRLPFAALGSGQDAALAVLEDRFQANMKLEAAQELLVEAITAGILGDLGSGGSVDACVIMETGAKLLRTLSSPTKPIERPSQYRFAPGTTAVLSRTVKPLTLELLEETVQAMEVE, encoded by the exons ATGCTGAAGCCAGAGTTAGAGCCCCGAAGGGGCTTCTCCTTCGAGAACTGCCAGAG aaatgcatccttAGAACGAATCCTCCCGGGCCTCCGGATCCCTCATCCACACAAGACCGGAACCACCATCGCGGGCCTTGTGTTCCAA gacGGGGTCATTCTGGGCGCGGACACGCGGGCCACTAGCGATTCGGTTGTGATGGACAAGAACTGCGAGAAGATCCACTTCATCGCCCCCAAAATCTA cTGCTGTGGGGCTGGAGTAGCCGCGGACGCCGAAATGACGACGCGGCTGGCGGCGTCCAACATGGAGCTACACGCCCTGTCCACGGGCCGCGAGCCTCGCGTGGCCACAGTCACGCGCGTTCTGCGCCAGACGCTCTTCcg GTACCGGGGCCACGTGGGCGCGTCGCTGATAGTGGGCGGAGTAGACTTCACCGGACCGCAGCTCTACAGCGTGCACCCCCACGGCTCTTACAGCCGTCTGCCCTTCGCAGCCCTGG GTTCCGGCCAGGATGCTGCTCTGGCGGTACTGGAGGATCGGTTCCAGGCGAACATGAAG CTGGAGGCCGCCCAGGAGCTGCTAGTGGAAGCCATCACTGCAGGGATCCTGGGTGACCTGGGCTCTGGAGGCAGTGTGGATGCATGTGTGATAATGGAGACCGGCGCCAAGCTTCTGAGAACATTAAGCTCACCCACAAAGCCCATAGAGAG GCCCAGCCAGTACCGCTTTGCCCCTGGGACCACAGCTGTCCTGTCCAGGACAGTGAAGCCACTGACCCTGGAACTGCTTGAGGAAACCGTGCAGGCCATGGAGGTAGAATGA